The Xiphophorus maculatus strain JP 163 A chromosome 7, X_maculatus-5.0-male, whole genome shotgun sequence region actactgacaacatgtctctgaaattccaagcaaaaatttagtatttatttgcagaaaacaagaaatgctgaaaatagcaaaaaagaTTGCGTGCTTTCAGAccttaaataatgcaaagaaaacaacaatactaatgttttaactcaggaagagttcagaaatcaatatttggtggattaaccaggaggttttcaatgcaGTGGGCTTTAATTTTTTCTGGagctgtatatattttttttcttccactacaTCCATGCATTAGTTTGTGTTCATCTGTTACATAAAAACCCAGTAAAGTACCAAGAAGTCTATAGTTGTTGTAACCCAACATTAAGTTAAAGGGCATGAATAATTCAGCACGGCCATCGTGTACATGATGTTCTAACATTTGTATCTTGATTTTTCTAATCTTCATCAGTGGATCAGTGTGCCTTTTGCCCTTTCCAATCCTGCCGTGTCAGACATCGGGGTTTCAGCCAAGGAAGCAATCCATCAGTCACCCTGGCTGGGCAAGATCAAGCCTGAAGACAACTGGCTCTGGGCCGACAACTTCTTTCTGCTGGTAAGCTAGAGCTTTTATGAGGGAATCCATCATTAAACACTGCAACGCTTATAAAGAACATTTGAGTCATGGAGAGAGAGCCGTCTTGAAGGGAATGCATTTGTTTCAGGCTCTGACGTGAGTTATTTAGACTGCCGAATGTGACACGTTGGTGTGAAGGCTGTTTTTACGTTGTGTTTCCATTCCTAGATGTTGGGAGGGATTCCCTGGCAGGTCTACTTTCAGCGGGTTCTTTCTGCCTCTTCAGCGACCTACGCTCAAGTTCTCTCCTTCCTCGCCGCCTTCGGCTGCTTAGTCATGGCCGTCCCGTCCGTCCTCATAGGAGCCATTGGGGCTTCCACGGGTAaattcacacacactcattgTCTCGGAGTAGAAGGTGGACAAATATATTTGGGTATAAACTGACTTAATCAGAAGTATGtcattagttgtgttttttgtacaaaaactttgtcgatattccgcGAATGTTGAAAAATCAGAAGGTagtagagtacccaaaaattatactaaattacacttgagtaaaaatactttgatgtatttttactcaagtaaaagtaaaaagtacccATCCAAGAAATCACTCAAGtaagagaaaaaacatatttggtaaaatAGTCTACAGATGTAATgaaattatcaaatatttaatatttaaaaattacataatcagatggaccaaaatataaagttaagtggagattttggtattttaagagccaaaatgacaataagtcatataagtaacaaaatcgggtaaaagaaaagttttccaaatcagtttttttcaaaaaaaaacttatgaaactttaacataaactgcaggtgagtgtctgtgtctggtgaatttttgattgaaaaaaaaatatttggttttttttcagcGGGTAGAGAAtctagaaattttactcaagtaagaatagcGACACTTCATAAAAGAATTACtatagtaaaagtaaaaagtacagcgtaataaaaatattcctaaaagcattttttttaagttactcatgtaaatgagtaaatgtaactagttactactcaACCCTGaatatatttgtgtatttttttcaaatgtcaaaaatacacaattttgcCATTTCCATTATAAAAGAAAAGGATTTCAAGAAGAAATTGTGTCTGCTGAATGGATTACTGAATGGATTACTGTGTTTTGTGTGGATTTACATCAATCAGACGTTGATCCACAGATCTTCCTCACACAGAACTCATGTAAATCAAGACTGTAATGAAACATCACCGGTCCATGACTCTGATcctttattaaaataagaaagtgTGATCAAAGCCTGTTTGGGTTGTTGACATCCCAACAGTTTCATACGGCGTCTGGGGGGGTAACCAGAAGAGAGCCGTCAGAGCGTGcagatttattgaatattaCATCTGAAGAAGAGCTAATTATTTTGGTTCTTCTGAAGATTGTTCATGTATAACCGCTGTTAAACAGTGGCTGCTTATGAGTGTCCAGGGACTGGAGGGAAAAACAGAGATCATGAAGCAAAAGGAAAGTGACGGAAAGTTGAAAATCTTTCTTTCACTGCTAAAGAAAGGTGTCCATTATTAGTGAAATTACCATCATTTTATGTTGAGTTACCATTTTTACTAAAGAAATGTGCAGTTCTtttagcattgttttttttctgttactcagatttcttgttcttttattttttacccagCCAAACAGAGTAGAACTGATAATCTCTGCTGTATTTTCACCCACCGAAAAGTCCAAGCTCTTTTGTTTGTCTGCAGCTAAAATGCGTGCAGCAACAGGGAGGCtcataatcagatttaatggtgaaacattttgtcttaaaaGCAAATGGACCAGAACAGaaatcacaaaacattttgttcagaaCAAAAACCTTAGAATATTAAACCTGAAGTGCTTTTTCAAAAACTTATTTTCCAGACTGGAATCAAACGACTTATGGTTCCGTCGCTCCGAAGGACAAGGATGAGTCTGACTTGATCCTTCCCATAGTGCTCCAGCACCTCTGCCCGCCCTACATCTCCTTCTTCGGACTGGGAGCGGTGTCGGCAGCGGTGATGTCATCAGCAGACTCATCCATACTGTCAGCCAGTTCCATGTTTGCCAGGAACATTTATCAACAAGCCTTTCGGCAGATGGTAAGAGCACCAAAAGTTATTAAAGCCAGTAATAAATCAACGTTTTATTAAAAAGCAGTCCCTCTCCTTTCTCTTCCAGGCTTCGGATACTGAGATCGTTTGGGTGATGCGCATCACCATCTTTGTGTTTGGAGCTCTCGCCACAGCTATGGCGCTTTTAACTGGATCTGTATACGGCCTTTGGTATTTAAGCTCCGACCTTGTCTACGTCATCATCTTCCCCCAACTTCTCAGTGTGTTGTTCGTCAAAGGTACCAACACGTACGGCTCCGTGGCAGCGTATATCTTTGGACTCTTGCTGCGCATTGGTGGAGGGGAGCCTTACCTAAAACTGCCTCCATTCATCTATTACCCCGGATGGGTGACAGTGGAGAAGGTCCACCACATCAGCGGAGACGTAGAGTACTTCGTCCAGCAGCGGTTCCCCTTCAAGTCTGTGTCCATGGTGGCGTCTTTCCTAGCAAACCTGGTCTTCTCCTACCTGACAAAGTACTTATTCGAAAGCGGCATGCTGTCTCACAAGTATGACTTCCTGGACGCGGTCGTGTCCAAGCATAGTAGGGAGATCATGGACAAGGCCACGCTGGTAAGCAATCACGATAACATTATTCTTTCAGAGATGGCTCCGGTCAGGCAAGCCCTCGGTGCTACGCTTGCTGGGACCTTCACCAACACCGAGGCCCTGAGCGACGATGGCGAGTCGAGTCCGGAGTCCTATCATAGCGAGAACTAGATGGCAAAACGCACAAAGAAAACTTGAACCAAGGAATGTGAAAGGGGAAGAGAGAATCAGTTGGCGTCCTTCAGGAAACTTGTTACTGCCACACTGTGAGCCAGATCAGCAGAAACGCTCTGCGGCTTCCAAGTGACTCCACAAGTTATGTCGGCGAATCGGTGCCTCCTCCGTTTGTTCCTATTTCCTCTCTAGAATCTCATCTCTGACACTATATTGTACAAAGCTCacaattgttttagtttttctgaccATGGCTCTGTGAATTTACAACTGTTTTAGTTTAACTGCTGCTACTGTGGTGGAGCGATAAAGGGAAATTGTTTTTCAAGGATGCTGGTCTTGAAAAATGTACGTTAGAACTAAGAAGCAGCATTAATGTCTGGTTGTCTTAGCTCAGGTTACGTGTGTTGATGcacatacagtgccttgcaaaattaGTAATTCCCCTTaaacttttgttaaatatcaGTGTATCTTGTTAGGAGTTTATATGATAGACTCACATAAAGTTGGATCTTTAGCTGTTGCAGCTGCACGTTGTTCAGGGTAATTTTTGGCATTATTCTTTGCTAAGTCACTGGTTCTGCCCAGATTAAATAGAGAGCATCTGTAAACATCAGGTTTTTTAATTGACCTGCAGATTTAGGTCTGGAATTTGGTTGTGCCATTTGAacacatgaatatattttatctgcATTCAGTCTACCAtgctttacttttaataatcctttttttttttgccactcaCGTTGACAGAATTACGACGGAGTTTGAAAGCCACGCTAAGAAAATTACGACAATAAAATTGTACAGGAAGAAAagcataatattatgagaataaagtcttaatgtTACTGCTTTTTTCTTCAATGCTATGATTTTCTTCTCGAcatactatgactttattctggtgaTAGGAGGTTATTCTCATATTacttcaactttattctcataattttatgtctttattctcgtacaattatttttgtatttttcttattatggCTCTCAAACTTTGTCGTACAGAATAGATGGATTTATAATGGAATCATATTACACAAAAGTGGACTACTTACTAATTTGGTAACTTCTAATGACATTGGGttgcacttgattttatttaggggtgtcagaATACAAATGCGTACCAGgcatttcagatttgtatttatacaaaataaattaaaaaccacATATCATTTCCCTTcttttcataattatgcactacGTTTTGGTCTATCATATTCAATCCTAATGAAATACAACATGATTTGTGGTTGGatcacataaaatgtcaaaGGCTCAAGGGATATGAACCGCTCTCCAAGGCACTGTAGGTATGCCTGTGAACAAAGCAGCTTTAAGTGACTGATCCATGATGGTTTTGTTGAGTAGTGTTAAGTTTGCATAGAAACTTTATCAACAGagcaataatattttaagaatcttagttttattttcagccttTTGCTGCTAAACCACTGAATAAATAGAGATGTGAGCTCAACAGtagatgtatttattgtttttaatctggttTTTAGACTATTCAACCATCAGACTGGTGCAAAGTACTATTATACCCATTCAGCTTTAAAGTGTCACAGAAACTAAATCATTCCAGTAACTGTGGCGTCTGACGCTAGCTTTGGGGACGTCTGTTTGCTGCAACACgcttagcattgagatgctattttcgCCTTGTACCgttttagtaattatcaaacTCCTTTTTGCgtcaaaacaataatttgtttttgttcttttaacagAGTCCACTAAATTGTTTTAGAAGGAATAATTAATAGCCAGTGGGCCAAGAACAGCGGATTTTCTTGTCCATTGCTGTTAACGGACGACGATTGTGCGTCAGATTCAagggcgtaccagaaacacaacacaaaggTTCCGGCTTGGGACttgttaagaaaacaaaatgcgattaattttattaaaatgttttagcacATTCAAATctctttaatttattaatcaaaattaacacattCAAATCTTGGCTTCAATAAATTACTGTCATTCAAATCTTCATTTGTTTTAGTGACCCTGTCAGTATGTAGATGAATGGCATTTATGTTTTGGAGTTTTTATTATGATCATGTATGTTGATTTTCCCCTaaaagctaatgaaaacacaacactgaatatgagaataaaattatcCGATCAAAcaagaaatatgtttaataaagaaatgtggggttaatgaaagaaatgtttaatttctgcttATATTCAAATGGAACTAAGCTCATCGGAGCACaaatgttcaaaattattttatacataaatttGAATATGTGCTGTTATGAAGCACACTGTGGATTACTAATTATTCAGCAACATCCCACTCTGATTtcttataaagttttaaatttcatcACTGCCAGGTATATGACTCTTTCTGCAACTTTCCCTTTTTAAGATATAGTCAAGTGATCGAGATTAAACTTCACAGACAAATATCTGAGCATGTTGGAGATAACTCTGCTGACTACACCAAACTCctaagttttgtctttttacatgtttatggAAAACATGTCAGGATAAGGTTCACTTGCACTTGcttacttgtttttttcttttaagcatACTCTTGAGTCTATGGTTAATATGTGGTTATTTAACTGAACAAATTTTCAATGTAAAAGGATTCTGAATttgaggaaaatgttaaatattgatcactgcagctttaacatgttcaaatattttgaatttcatCACTCTGGCATAGAAATATCTGCTGATCGAACACAAATCATTGTCCCagctggtaaaaaaaagttcttgtCTGTCTTGATATGTTGCTATCAAATCTCTTGGTGTGTGTTGTGGCAGCCGGTCCTGTCGTGTGTTTATGTTGGTGTCTTGTAAGATTCTCCTGTGCAGTTAACATAGGACAGGCCTGCtcattttccattaaaacagaaatgagatCGAAAAAAGGGGGAgtaaatttctgtcaaaaaaaactctgaaatttggagataaatctcagaaattgtctttaaaaaaaaattctgagtttttctgagtttcaaacgttgaacatttgctagaaaaaagttcagattttttggtttcaaaaattaaaaatgttaaattttttgaaattttcttagactcaaaattcaaatttttttaatttttgtaattcagAAACTTTCAcgtattttctagaaaatttcttaaATTCCTCtcaaagtttaatgtttttggcagaaatttacttctCCTTTTCTCCATCTGCACTGGCCCTCCTGTAAAGACAATATACCTATCAACTCTGACTCTGCAAGTGACAACCTAACCCCACAGcctgatactgccaccaccatgtttagCTGTGGGGATGACACTTTTTAGGGTTGTGTGCGTggcattttgccattttaaacagGGGAATCAGAGCTTAATGAAActgtaaaatcatatttttcagatttttatttatagaaaaaatgtaagtcacccattattttctttcaactgTTAAAGTAAGACTTACTGCGTCAGAGTGTGAActtaaaatcctaataaaatacaataaagtttgtgaaaaattGTAAAGGTTCAACAGGTTGTTTAGCAGGGCAATGTAAACAATATTTTGGTTATGCAGAGTTTTGAATTTCTATTACTAGATAGCCATTGCGTCTCTCTTCATCTGAGTGCTCcgtaaaaatgaaattttaataatttttttctttatttgaagtgGGAAAGAATATTAAATCACATTAGCATCCAGTAAGCACATGTAAGAATCcaacaaatgtttgaaaatcataaaaacacatactaaaataacattttaagatGATCAGCACAGCATAACATCTAGCTCATGATCTGCAGACCTAAAATTCCCGTCAGTGTGTTCTTGACACATCCTGAAGCTATATTGACTCCTCAGTCACTGCAGGTTCACAGAGACAGGAAATGATTGCTCCCCCCAGGACAGTGGTAGTATTACCGGTCATTATTGATCCAGCACCAAGTGGAATATCAGTCAGGACATTTGATTTATACCACAAAGATCAGCAAAATGAAGTACAATACAGTAATACAgaaattgttctttttacaGGTTAAATATGGTACATTACATCCTATTATCAGCTCTCACATGAACACATActcatatttttaagaaaattaagttTGTCTTTAATAGTACACTTTGGTGTTACTTGTTATGCTAAGTTCTTTCTAAGCACTATTGCAATTTATGGGTATCT contains the following coding sequences:
- the LOC102235754 gene encoding high-affinity choline transporter 1-like, coding for MTIHVEGLVAIVLFYVLILFVGIWAAWKNKNSGVGESGDRSESIMVGGRDIGLFVGGFTMTATWVGGGYINGTAEYVYLPDQGLAWAQAPFGYALSLVLGGLFFAKPMRSRGYVTMLDPFQQLYGKRMGGLLFIPALMGEIFWSAAILSALGATLSVIVDININMSVVISALIAIFYTLVGGLYSVAYTDVVQLFCIFLGLWISVPFALSNPAVSDIGVSAKEAIHQSPWLGKIKPEDNWLWADNFFLLMLGGIPWQVYFQRVLSASSATYAQVLSFLAAFGCLVMAVPSVLIGAIGASTDWNQTTYGSVAPKDKDESDLILPIVLQHLCPPYISFFGLGAVSAAVMSSADSSILSASSMFARNIYQQAFRQMASDTEIVWVMRITIFVFGALATAMALLTGSVYGLWYLSSDLVYVIIFPQLLSVLFVKGTNTYGSVAAYIFGLLLRIGGGEPYLKLPPFIYYPGWVTVEKVHHISGDVEYFVQQRFPFKSVSMVASFLANLVFSYLTKYLFESGMLSHKYDFLDAVVSKHSREIMDKATLVSNHDNIILSEMAPVRQALGATLAGTFTNTEALSDDGESSPESYHSEN